Genomic segment of Notolabrus celidotus isolate fNotCel1 chromosome 1, fNotCel1.pri, whole genome shotgun sequence:
aacataaaaactgtgGAAAGAGAAATGTAAGAGGTTAGCTTAATTAACATGGATACTAAGTGTGTACACAACCTCAAAGCAAGCGATCAAAGGCCCTCTAACATACTAACATGTAAACAGTAGTTTGCAGTTTGTTAGAACTTGGCATTTGTTGGTCAATAACTGTTTTAATGacacttcatgtttttgtgtaattGCTGGAATCTGacaattatattaaaaaacCTCTAATCTATGACTTAAATTTCATTTTCTATGTTTTGGTTCCTGCTGCATTTTGATACTGTTTCTGTAAGATTACAGGAGTACAGTTACTGACCACAAATGTGATGAGCTGTAGGTTACatttgaaacagaagctgacatGAGTGGGGTATGCTAGCTCTGCAGGCCCTAAAAATACTGGTAATTGTATAAAAGCAAATGATATCTTCCTGGTGTTAGTTTTATTAGTGTTTTTAGATGTGTTCATCTTGTGTCAGGTGTCTTCATGACACAGTGGGGACAGAATGGACACACTTACCTTGCCCTGTTTGATGACCCTCTTGACAGCATCTGACACCATTTGGGAATGATATTCCAGACTGCAATACAAAACAGGGAAGCTCAAGAGTCAGTGTCATATTCACACTCAGGCACGCAGGCATGTGAGGATGTTTTCTAAGTGTGTATGTTGGACCAGGATACAGATTCaggattagggatgggtaccgaattcggttcttttataggtaccgactgAAAGCTGTCGGTACCACCGAGTATCGATTCACGTACAATAAAATGGTTCCACATTTcggtacctaaacgcatccttgtgactgtgagggagtggaagaataggagattttccatactttcgccctgtaataaagttagAGACTGATCGGGtcggtggacgtctctgctctcagcCCTCtgccctctgctctctgcatctgcgctgGAGCGcaccaaacggagcctgcagctgacgggcgcacgcactcaccgcgaggcagagctgcaggaggattaagttgagacggactctctcgctccgactacctgccctgtttataaccgttcctgtgtgcgtgaatgcccaacaagtaagttgtgtgtcctgttattataaaagagacggagaactgactttttcccgtctgcagacattcacgtgtgttcattgataaactcagaaagagcaattagacgccgcGAGCACGTGCCaactaatatatctaatcacctctaataaaaaaaaattagatttttctttaaacaaattaactttTACAATTGATTTTATAAAGTTAGTATCGAAAAAAGTATCGTTGAGGAACCGGTATCGAAATTAAAGTATCGGTATCGAAAATTTTTGAACGATACCCAGCCCTATTCAGGATGCACAGTGGGAAATGTGGTGTACTTTTCAGAACTTTTCAGAACTAAGAAGCCAACTCACTTTAGGTGCCTGAGCATGTTAGAAGCACTGAGCAGCATGGCTGTGGGATTTGCTATGTTCCTTCCAACAGCTTGTGCGAAGGGGTGGCGTGCACCCTGAGGGGGGAAAAGAGACAGAGGGTCAACAAGTAGAAAGCCATAAGAAGAGGAGTCAGTggtaataaaatgataaatgtgtttctattttctgcAGCGCACAACTAACATCTAAAGTCAGACTTCAAAGAATTCACAGATTACACAAAGAGAATGAATGGCTTATTAAACATACGTACAATGTATAATAACAAAGCAGCAGAAACTTACAGTCTCGAACACAGCGTACTCTGAACTGTAGCTTTCCCCAGGAACAACTCCGGCTCCTCCAACCAGCCCTGCTGCCAGGTTATCGATGATGTTACCGTAGAGGTTGGGCATCACCAGCACATCAAACTGGTATGGATTCTGGACCAGCTGCAACACAATAGGACATACTATGAAACATTTACATTGGACTTCACGACTGCAATGCAAACTAAAAAATGATCAGTATGTCATTTATTAATTGAATGGGGGTTAGGCTGTAGATGTACCTGCATGCAACAATTATCGATGATTATGTTCTCGTATTTAATTTTGGGGTACAGTTGTGCCACCTCTGcacagctctgcagaaacaggCCGTCCGCCAGTTTCCTGTAATAAGACAGGGGAATGAGGACAAATAATGctgtaaaacaaacatgatgcaAATCGAAAACCATATTAACACTCTTAGAGAATTAATGGAAAGTTATGGTTATGGTTCAAGATATAAGACGAAAAGCATAGAGGAAGTTTTCTCCGTGTCCTTACATGATGTTGGCCTTGTGAACAGCAGTCACCTtgcctctccctttcttggTGGCATAATCAAACGCAAACTTGGCAATGCGTCGTGACTTTTCTCTGGTGATGATCTTCAAGCATTCAATCACACCAGACACACtctaaagagaaagaaaggcatcatgaagcactccaaagatctgtatttagaacactggagaaaccaaacaaagacccaaagtagaatgaattgttatttgaccctaaaccgtgattataaattatctgaatatctgtacagtgtcagagatacaaaacaaagacgtatcctgaccaaatacaggctgagtgaccaccagctggctatagagacagggagacatagacagacatggctgcccagagaggagcgtctatgtgctcactgctctacagggtacatagagacagagatgcacttcctcctagggctgtcaacgaatattctaaatttgaatatatattcaaatataaaaaaaaacggagattcgattgtgaaaattaatattcgattgtggaaaaaaacacatcagcggctgctttgcgagtgggcgcactgcatgacgggtcagggacaggtcacaggagtcacacatgcacagcgtgaagcagacggcagagagaaatccttccgtccctggatcctcagtgcgctctgaacgcgtcttttcctctgctgggaatacagtgaataaaaagagatcggcactggcctcttcacatgtggactgtcttgtgtttttggcaaataacctgtcaggcctaagaccctacattgacagtggactaaaagagcccgacaatcagtgatactgggataaaatgcagtttttcctcttttttttcatactagcgccaagaatgtaagtggactactttttcattttcaactttgacttcaattaatgttaataatatttgcttcaatcactgaatgaagcctgcctatactagggacaagagtcgggagcTTTAATTGcttgcacaagtcttgttcagcaccatagactgttcagcactcactcagcgcattgcgcacagagaggggaggggggcgagcgagcgagcgagaggtcttcaaagtgttacggtatagaccattaggtcatttacttgttttgtaatgtgtaggtatgttttaggcatgttatatcttagataaaaatacatatacaagtattTATGTCTCCTTgcattagtttgtccacctgtgattgacataatgcacaaatatagatattcgaatagTTCAAACCTAtggttttttttagagcgaatattcaaacgtcattttggagcaattttgacagccctacttcctcctccactgcagcaagttctcttttctaagagattcccactatagggaaattactaaagtagtaacaaacttcccaacattaaccccagaagagaaactgtcagttctcctgggggaagggtcagcagctcctctggctgctaaatatgtgtctgcctgtcacagcctgagggacgcaccatcccataatatttgattttaggaggttttatgagcatactgcatcaagtgaggacattgagatatgctgtatgggtaatcattcattaatgcgtataaaatatgtgatatatatatataatatgtaatgaatatatatgtaatgaatataacatgcaatgaatatatatgtaatgaatatatatgtaatgtatgtgtataaatcttatgtgctttggcaacaacatgtctttgttcatgccaataaagcaaattgaattgaattgaattgaaaggcAAGCTATGTTTTAATGCAAGTCACTTTAAAGTACTGACTGATCTAAATTGCACAATATGACAGTAATATCACACCctaaacacagcaaacacatttTCCAGTTGTTGATTTTAAGTtgattcatctttgttttgaaaatattctCTTTTGTGGTCTGTCTCCAGCAAGGAGGAGTGTTGCTTACCTCGTGCTCCAAGGAGCTGTACTCCCCCTCCGTCTGTTCACGGATGATCACCAGGTCCAGGTTGTTGTGGCGGGTGCTGTAGCCCGGCAGGCTGTTCACATGAACCACATTAGCGAACAGATCCAGTTTACGCCtgggaaaaggaaaggaaaggaatgttatataaaaataaaaactgagagACAAAAAAGAATCATATGAAAACACACTGGATTCACCTCAGTCTCATCTCATATGAAGCCAGCTCTCCTTTGAACTCCATGGGTGTGTGAATCTTTCCTGTATAACCAAACATATCATGTATCACATTCCATCTCATTCTCTTTATGATCTTATGTCATTTACTGGGGGTACACTTTGAGAGCAAAAAGTTGTATGGCTACCTTTCATGGCCACTTTGTTGGTCTTCATAGAAGTCAACACTTGGTCCAGCTTCTCCTCACTTGCCATGTTCTGTACCTCACTCAGGTGAAACTCCTCAAATTCAACGGGGACATCTCCTGCCTGAAGACAAGACAAAGGAAGTCAACTTTAATATAAGATCAAAATACATGACATCAGCATCTACTGTACTGTGACAAAGGTAATTCAAGTGAACCAAGAGAGGGacaaaatagaatacaatgtTTAAAGAATTGCACTTATTTTGTTCCACTTACATCAGGGAATTAGATGTATTTACAAAAAATGACTGATGGTTTCTCTTGACAGGGTAACTGTACCTTAAACACTTCCTTGACTGCAGTCATCAGCTCAGGTCCCACTCCATCCCCTGGCACCATTGTCACCTTGAAAGTAGCATCGGCACGGGCTGGAGGGGCCTCTGGGCTGCAGAGACCAGCGGTTACACTCAGTGGTCGAGAGGCCAACTGCTGCCACCTGGGGCCACTCAGGCCCTGGTGAtgggaaaaaacaacacaattacAAGATATTGTACATGTATTTTCCCATTAGACAACATAATCTTGTGTATTTGAGATTGTGCTGGTCATATCAGTAATACTTCTGGCTATAATAATGCCTTTTAACTTAGTGATGACGCTTTAATGATAACTATCAATTATAAAACATAGCAGTATCTATTTGTGAAGAAACCCATATTAATCTCATACTCAAGTCACTTTTAGGAGGACTGAAGAGGTTAACCTTCCAAGTGAACAAGTTGACACAATTAAATTAATATCCaaaacttttgttttcacaTAATCTGGAAGTTCCTTTCACAAATATGTCACATTTGGATGTTTCAATTGTGAATAAGTGTGGCCCAAATTCTAAATCAACATGAATGACATGAGAGAAATGCTGCTTTATTGCAGTACTGACCCTTGCTTAGAAACATATCGTATTAGAAAGGATATTAAATTGAGATGGAAGGAACGTTGGGATTTAACAAGAGCTATCACAGTCAACAAAAATTTGCATCTAATCcaatataaaataatggacAGAATTTATTTTACAAGAGATAAAATCAAAAAGTATGACAGACATGCTTCTGGGAACTGTCTGAAATGCAGCGTCACAGATTCACTGATTCATGCATTTTGGAGCTGTAGTAAAGTTCAGAAGGTTTGGCTTGAAATAGAGCATTGGTTGTCTGAGGTTTTGGGAGTGGAAATTAATTTCATTATACTTGGATCTTTCAAGACGTGTCACATTTAAGAGTCAGATATCCACAAAGTTGGgttattcttttttcctctaTCGTATTTAAGAAcagaaaagttattttaaaacactggaaaGCTACTTGTTCTCCCTCACTTTAACACTGGAACTGTAACAAACTGCGCTATTATTTGGAATTGGAAAAATCATTAGCCTttgaaaagaataaaatatttcattttgaaaacatatggGGTAAAGTATTACATGCACCCTAAGAGTAGCGCAAAATTTGATTTGTGATCAAAGATTTTCGGTTATTtcgatctgttttttttttttttctaacagctaacatttatctaaagaagaaaaattatgaaattatagAGGTCTAGCTTGTCGGTGTGAGGAGTGAGTTAATGTCTGTATaagtcctttttattttttatttttattttttctctgttctgtttgtggatcttgtttttgtttgtttgttgttttgggttactgttaatttaattgtcccctgtgttttattgtttatttgttttggtgtcatgtgtataaggttaaatgtgaatttaaaaaaaatatacaaaaaaaaagaaacatatcaTAAATAGTTGTATTACTTATTAGACTTAAAATGATCTAGATCATCATAGTCAATGATCAAATAATACACTACTACATATTTTGTCACAAATATGTCCACATTTTTGTTTATGCTAAGGAGAACAGAAATGGGTGAGGGGCTGATcctgaaaataaatttagagtaAGAAAGTCAGAAATGATTGGAGCAACTACATTCTTTTTGATAAAAGCCGGACCGATGTTAATTGAGTTTGATTGGTCAATTATGCCTTTGTATTTATCTGGGGAAGCAGACAACTATTTAAATTATTCTTAAAATAAGCACCCTTTTATTAGAGCAGCCCTCTGACTATTTTTGCAAAACATAATAAGGAGGCCTACAAATTCCCTTTCAAATCACAGAATTTCACAGCAAAACTTCACAACAAATCTACAACATTCATTAAATCTGTGATCAAAACTCAGTATGAGTCTCATAAATCCCATCTCATGACACTGCTCTTGACTCCCACTGAGTGATAAAAGCTCGGTAAGTGTGGAAGCTGGAGATAAATGAAGGTTGATTAAATGTTATCTAATCTTAAGCATGCAGTAACAGAAAAGGCAAACAGACCTTGCCTATCTTCTCTGCTTTTTTCAGGGCAGCTACCTTGTGGTTAACACGTACAAACATGTGGTATATAGAAATGTGTAGAATTAAAGTGACAGCTCTCTAAGGGCAGGGAGGTTAACGTGTCATGGTCAGGTTAGCTACTCTAGCAACATGAGAGATGGCTTTAAACGATGAGCTAGTGGTTTACTTTTGTACTACTTTCTCCTGACGACTGAAGTTTAACCCGTTGTCAAAGGCAGATGGGCCACACAAACCTTCACTAATCATCTGAAAGCTCCAGAGTCTGCTCACGAGAAGAGTTCATGATGGAGGAGGCTCATAGTTAGCACATATATTTTTACAGATAACAACACAAGCCGGTGTCTGACTCCCTACTCTTTGATCACATAACGTAGGAGTCTaacaaaatacaactttaaccACAAACACTCCTCCCTATGTGTATGTATCTGTAAAACAAGCGTGTTAACACTGTCTATGTACTCACCTTGACCAATGTTACCAAGCTTCCTCTCAAGGCGGCCGCCATCGTTACAGGCGTGCAGTGACTGAACTTCTTCTTTTGTGGTGCTGCAGTGGTGTTGCGCAGACTACAggacagtagaagaagaagagcgacTTCACAACAGTGCCCCCATGTCGACAGCTGGTGAAAACCTTCTGGACTGATATCCATGAATGgttcaaaataaaatttaaatccATTCCAAATTCATTTTCAATAAATGACATAACTTTCGGTttgatatgaaaaataaaagtgatgaaatctgcTGTAACTTAATCCTGTGCTTCTCAAAagtattcattcataaaaaaaaggactatgaaatctccccccaaatttgttgtttttctaaatgaattccaGTTATACCTAAAATCATTGAGATTAATGAAAGGCCCAAAAGCAATTAAAATATACGATTCCCTAAAAGAATTCCTCACTGAACTGTAAAATTATTCCCTCTCCTTACTcaactattttattatttattgtctaTGTATGTATCATTTCTCATTTGCCTTAAATTAACAACTCAAGCTGTATTGTTTCTATGTccttaatgattgtttatgtatgatgctccttccgaatgtacccattgtttgttatgtacatctaaaataaagtttaaaaaatataataatgtcAACAGCTGGTTGATAGTTGTACAAAAGATTAAACacttacaaagttggagacaaatttacatattggaaaacatttttacattttataaaacaaaagtaCATTAGCAagacacttttaccaaggccaaaactaattttcatttaagaaaacaaatgtacaattaaaaaaaaaaaaacacatttacaagctATGAAAtaattttacaaacgacagaACACTTTTGaaacaaatttagatttatttctaatggaaagggaatgtaccaaacaccggaggtgatccggtaccaaacggagtaccagtaccaaacgttgctccgtttggtttctctccatccaaacaaactaaatgacccctcactcgatcactcccggatcacttcctgtatttggacAGTCCCTTTCcgtttaaaataaatgtaaatttgtttcagaaatggtaaaagtgtttcgcCGTTTGTAAATTGTCTCAccgtttgtaaaagtgttttttggttttgtaaatttgttttcttaaatgtaaatttgttttccaaaatacaaatttttctccaacttcgtaaaagtgtttcatcttttttaatttgCGTTAATGcgttaatttgttttgtccttcagggccactgtaataaacccataaaaacacaaaacatatgTTATGATGAACAATTTATAATCCAAAGCTACAAGTCAAATAACCAACAAGTCGGCTATAACCAAAAACACGTTTTAAAGGTCCTAAAACAAGGTTGGTTCAAAGGCAGGTTTGATAGGCCTATTAAATCTGGAGGAGGGGTGgcatagaaaaaaaagatggaaataTAGAATTAAGGAGCCAAACAATATAgagaggtgtaaaaaaaaaaaaaaaaaaaaaaaagtagaccTGACTACTTCTTAAACTAATAATATGATGTTGCAGCTTCTACCTGCTTTTCACAGGTTACACTCTCTCCTTTACACTGAATGATTCAGGGCTCACAAAGCCAGACAGGCCCCCTGGAACATACCAGGATTTATAGCTATTGTGTCAGAGTTTTGTGCCCCCTGAGCTAAGCTCAGACACAGTGGTGTCCAGTGGTACTCAATGTGAAGATTTATGTCGAGAATACACAttttcatgccttttttttttgtcaattatgATTCCTGCATGGCACTGTCTGTGTAATTGTCTTTgggtaaatgttaaaaaatcatATTTGATGTAGCTGGGACCCACTTTGTGAAATGAGACAACTTAAATGTGTATGGGGATTCCCAGTCCTATTTCAGGCAAGTGACATGACCATACACTGACTCACAGGGGGACAGAAGATTTTAAAAAACCCCACAGTGAAACTGCTGGCTACACtctgatattttttaaatgtcctcCTTTACCTTATGAGGCATTCATTTGGTTATTCATGCTTATGTCATTTCTACAAATTTTGCCCCAGCTTGAGCTCTTGGGCAGGCTCGCAGGGatttttgttaaaaatgctCAGTCTGTGCTTCTGTCTTTCTGGAATATAACCTGTGAAAGCACTGGATATCATATGAGTAGAGCCAAGTGTTAAAAGGACTGTATAATGACCTTTGTGGGTGCACCACTGACAACTTCTGAAACTGAAAGATGGACAAAAAACTGGTGACTTATGTGTCTTCATTTCTGGAACTGCAgagtataaaatatattttctattcagaTGACTTGAAAACAGTTTTACCAGCTCTATTCCCCTATCTCAAAAATATGTTTGCCAAAATGAAACATACGGAAGCCCTAGGATGCATCCATTTTATTTAGGCTACTCCATTTCCCGTGATTACAAGTTAATTTCAGTTTCTCAAAATCTTGAGTTAACATCAGATGATACTGTCCCCAGAGACATGGAgcacaaaataaacagagataatcttaaaggtacagtgcattTAGAGGCATTTAGAAGAACCGACTTGCTAGAATTGGAATATTATagtcataagtatgtttaaataagAGTATAATTAACTAAATATAGAAATCGTTTTGATTTTGTGAACTTAGAATGAGTCTTTTACACCCACAGAGGAACAGGTCCCTTTCCACTGAAGCTGCAATCTTACACTGCCATGTTCCTGCAGTAACAAAGAACAGTCAAGCTTATATGGCCATACTAAGTTGTTGCATGTACTGAGTGGTCCAAAACGCATCAgctggaagaaaaagaagaagagtggtTCTTGTGTTCAAactaatttgttttgtcctcgAAGGCCATTGAAGCTTCCCCGATGGGAAgtgcagagcagaggagcattttaatctagaatctgactgttGAATATGGCTCAGTATTCCCACACTGTACCACTGACTAGCTTAATCACTGCATAAGCAGCAATGAGTAATTTCATGTTATTGGATCACCAGAAAATCACCCCCCTAAAGATAATGAGATAAGTTAATATGTCATAATGGGAAGTTTTGAaataatgggaaaaagatgttgagataaaaaaaagagttcaGAAATGACCTTGTTGTCATGGGAAAGTGGGTaaatcaaatgaatgaatgcatgtcTGCTTAGGGCTTCCGCACACATCAGATTTATTTGTGCATTATGCACTGAAATGACAAACTTTCAGTACAAGTTGGCTGTAACTATAGGTCCTACATTTCACTTTTAATACCGTCCTCATCTATCACTCAGTAGcccatttgattttttttttttacggaacttgttctaatttattttaattttaaaagaaCATCAGAGACATatccttaaaaagaaaaagaaacataaccTGACTCGGTGACCTGAATGTTTTACATGTGATGGCACAAACTTAAGATAACCTTTCCATTTTGGGTGAAATATCATCAtataattttttgtattttttgtatttttctatttgttggttttgtataacttatatataatttgttaacttgtggtgaacaaagaaatactgaaaaaatgcactaaaaagaatgacaaaaaaga
This window contains:
- the idh3b gene encoding isocitrate dehydrogenase [NAD] subunit beta, mitochondrial; amino-acid sequence: MAAALRGSLVTLVKGLSGPRWQQLASRPLSVTAGLCSPEAPPARADATFKVTMVPGDGVGPELMTAVKEVFKAGDVPVEFEEFHLSEVQNMASEEKLDQVLTSMKTNKVAMKGKIHTPMEFKGELASYEMRLRRKLDLFANVVHVNSLPGYSTRHNNLDLVIIREQTEGEYSSLEHESVSGVIECLKIITREKSRRIAKFAFDYATKKGRGKVTAVHKANIMKLADGLFLQSCAEVAQLYPKIKYENIIIDNCCMQLVQNPYQFDVLVMPNLYGNIIDNLAAGLVGGAGVVPGESYSSEYAVFETGARHPFAQAVGRNIANPTAMLLSASNMLRHLNLEYHSQMVSDAVKRVIKQGKVRTSDLGGYATSDEFTRAVIANLTA